The Candidatus Micrarchaeia archaeon region CGGCTCGAGACCAGGATTTCTCAGAACAACCGGCTGCACGGCGAATTCGTGAATTTCCTCAGGACGCTCCTGCACAAGATGAAGCAGGAGAAGCTCGTGGCTTACAAGACCCTGGAGAAAAGGCGCGAGTTCCTCATGCACAAGGACTTTGAGGACAGCGTATGACCATTTATTATTCGGAGCCGGTGAAGCTCGAGATAGTGGGCAGGAGCGTCTTCGTCAACGGCGAGGTCAAGGAGTTCAGCGTGCGCAACTTCTCTGAGCTGAACGAGGTGCTCATGAAAAGGCAGCAGGTGCTCAATGATTTCCCGCTCTACTTCATGTTCCGCTCTATTGTTGTCAAGGAAGGGCTCAGGTACGACATCACTATCATCCCTCCCAGGAGGATAGATGGGGAGTACGCAAAAACCTACGGCCATTACCACCCTCTTGCCGAAAACGGGCTGAGCTACCCCGAGGCGTATCAAATTCTAGAGGGAAGGGCGCTTTTCGTGCTCCAGAAGCCCAGAAGCGACGCGAGCGTGGACGTGATGGTGACGTACGGGGAGAAGGGGCAGGCGGTACTCATACCCCCGAACTGGGGCCACAACACGATAAACGCGAGCCCTGACAAGGTGCTCATTCTGGGAAACCTTGTAGCCGATGGCTTTGAATCAGATTACTCTGCATACAAAAAGGACCTGGGCGCGGCCTATTACGTCACTGATTTCGGGCTAGAGCCCAACGGCAATTACGTCGTGCGTAAAACCGAGAAGCTGAAGGCATCTGATTTGAACGCGAAATACGGCTTCGAGTGCCCGGACCTTTTGAAGGAATTCTGGGCCAA contains the following coding sequences:
- a CDS encoding glucose-6-phosphate isomerase family protein produces the protein MTIYYSEPVKLEIVGRSVFVNGEVKEFSVRNFSELNEVLMKRQQVLNDFPLYFMFRSIVVKEGLRYDITIIPPRRIDGEYAKTYGHYHPLAENGLSYPEAYQILEGRALFVLQKPRSDASVDVMVTYGEKGQAVLIPPNWGHNTINASPDKVLILGNLVADGFESDYSAYKKDLGAAYYVTDFGLEPNGNYVVRKTEKLKASDLNAKYGFECPDLLKEFWANPGKFEFLKKPSLITGRSA